ACGCGACCAGGCTCGCGGACGGAAGCCTCTCCATCATTATCGCCGATGTCGTGGGCCACGGCATCACCGCGGCGCTGGCCACCGGCGTGCTCAAGAGCGGGTATACGCTTTTCCTTGAAAAGTCGGGGGGGAAGCCCGGTGAAATCATGAGCATGCTCAACCGACATTTCTGCACGACCCTCTCCCACGTGTACGCCACCTGTTACTGTGCGCGCATCGCGGCTGACGGGCGCGGCGTGGTCTTCGCCAAGGGCGGTCATCATCACCCCCTCTTTTGGAAGGGCGGGAGAGGGGAATTCGAGTCGGTGAAGCTCAGCGGCACGGGGATAGGCATCATGCCGGATTCTGCGTATACCGAGATCGAGTTTCCCATAGGCCCGGGTGACAGGCTCCTCTTTTTCACCGACGGCGTGATCGAGCAGCATGGCCCGGACGGTTCCATGTATTCCGAGGAGCGCCTGCGGGACCTCCTGGAGGCGCTCATAGGATCGGGCGAGAGGGACGTGCTGGATGTCATCATGCGGGATCTCATGCGCCATGCGGGCGTCACGCACCTGGAAGACGACATCACAATGCTCTACCTCGAGTTTTAATCGGCCCCCGCGCGCCTGAAAAGTAAATACCTTGACTTTACATTTTCACGCGGTTAGAGTTTTCCCCGACCTTGATCTTACCGATCACCATCACCATCTCTTCAAATATCGCATGGGGGACGGATATGAAATATCAAATGAAACACCAGCCCTCGTATACGCTGCTCCACCTCGAGCTCGCGCCGGGCGAACAGGTGAAGACCGAGGCAGGCGCCATGGTGTATATGAGCCCGCAGCTGGGTATCGAGACGCAGTTCGGAAGCGGCATACTGTCGGCCGTTGCGCGGAAATTCCTGGGCGGGGAATCTTTGTTCGTGAATATCTTCAGCGCGGGCCAGCAGGCGGGATTCATTGGCCTGGCGACCGGGCTGGTGGGCGACGTCTTTCACCAGCCCATGACGGGCAAGGCGCTG
Above is a window of Spirochaetota bacterium DNA encoding:
- a CDS encoding serine/threonine-protein phosphatase; its protein translation is ATRLADGSLSIIIADVVGHGITAALATGVLKSGYTLFLEKSGGKPGEIMSMLNRHFCTTLSHVYATCYCARIAADGRGVVFAKGGHHHPLFWKGGRGEFESVKLSGTGIGIMPDSAYTEIEFPIGPGDRLLFFTDGVIEQHGPDGSMYSEERLRDLLEALIGSGERDVLDVIMRDLMRHAGVTHLEDDITMLYLEF